CGCGAGCGTGGTGTTCCTCGGACGGCGATCCGAGATCGCCGAGTACCCGCCGGGCGGCGACGACCCCGCGGGCGAAGAGGTCTACGACCTGCCACCCATCCGCGACACGTGAGCCGCCCGCGGCCGCACTGCGGCCCGCCGACGGGTGGCTCTAGAACAGGTTGAGCAGCAGCACGTAGCAGGCGGTGCCCGCGGCGATGCTGAGCAGCGCGCGGCGTCGGCCGAGCAGGTGCACCACGACCGTGACCGCCGAGGCCGCCGCGATCGCCCACACCTCGCCGGGGCGGGCGAGCACCTCGCCGCGCAGCACCACGACGACGAGGATCAGCAGCAGGCCGGCGGGCATCCAGCGGCCGAGACGCTGCACGAGCTTCGACTTGCGCAGCGGCTCAGCACCGC
The genomic region above belongs to Leucobacter muris and contains:
- a CDS encoding MetS family NSS transporter small subunit translates to MTPVAILFLVLSTVVVWGGLIASVVFLGRRSEIAEYPPGGDDPAGEEVYDLPPIRDT
- a CDS encoding AzlD domain-containing protein, with protein sequence MQRLGRWMPAGLLLILVVVVLRGEVLARPGEVWAIAAASAVTVVVHLLGRRRALLSIAAGTACYVLLLNLF